GCGCGATCGCGATCGCCTGCAATTTTTGCAATCCGCTAGGGAGGAACACCAATGGACACGCTAACCAATCCCGCTCAAGGGGCTGCGGTGGCCACGGAAGGAGCCGATCGCCCCAAATTACGCTTTGCAACCGTTTGGTTAGGGGGCTGTTCCGGTTGTCACATGTCCTTTTTGGACTTAGATGAGTGGCTGTTTGAGCTGGCGAAATACGCGGAGGTGGTGTTTAGCCCCGTGGGCAGCGATGCCAAGATTTTTCCCGATCAGGTGGATATTTGCCTGGCAGAAGGAGCCGTTGCCAATGAGGAAAATTTGGAATTTATCCAAAAGGTGCGATCGCGCAGCAAGCTGTTAATTTCTTTTGGCGATTGTGCGGTGAATGGCAATGTAACCGCCATGCGTAATCCGAGCGCCACCGTTGAAGAAATTCTCGATCGTTGCTATCTGGAATTGGCGGATTTATCGCCGCAATATCCTCGAGAGCCGGGCATTGTGCCGCCCTTGATTAAACAGGCCTTGCCCGTCC
This region of Limnothrix sp. FACHB-406 genomic DNA includes:
- a CDS encoding oxidoreductase, whose translation is MDTLTNPAQGAAVATEGADRPKLRFATVWLGGCSGCHMSFLDLDEWLFELAKYAEVVFSPVGSDAKIFPDQVDICLAEGAVANEENLEFIQKVRSRSKLLISFGDCAVNGNVTAMRNPSATVEEILDRCYLELADLSPQYPREPGIVPPLIKQALPVHQVVPVDVFLPGCPPSAAQIQSALESLFTGEAQTANLKFG